In a genomic window of Fusarium verticillioides 7600 chromosome 11, whole genome shotgun sequence:
- a CDS encoding hypothetical protein (At least one base has a quality score < 10), whose amino-acid sequence MRYSLGFSGLLTVALSSTGLAQTTTPGPSTTDFSTSGGMNVPTSVTSQLPVTFTTTMTTMAKPTKSPVPGKCECGTGTCFTPEICSIECTTVYEDCCSIEGSDIQVCKNQYTVCLGYNPYDSVFVKPTSCKHDKSYYIEYESKYTSSYFEEKYSSYYSSSSYSTSSYHSGYHAGYYTAEYCCLECTTIYDECCAVPGADIAICKEKYTVCLGYNPFTVVPWEVPSYDKSYGHKEIKVTEDECCVQCTTVYDECCAIPGADIAICKEKYTVCLGYNPWDVTPFVKPTVCKHGEDSGSKGSNNNGSSSSSSSSSHEEECCVQCTTVYDECCSIDGHDIEVCKKEYVVCLGYNPWDITPFVKPTVCKHGEDSGSKGGNNGGSSSSSSSSSSKSDNSSKTSGSKSDSSSKSGGSDEECAVECTTVYKACCDASGAIIETCKTAYTTCLGFNPWDVTPYVEPTVCKKGGKPSGDDVVVVSGGERVRPVLALLAMGAIALL is encoded by the exons ATGAGATACTCCCTCGGCTTCTCCGGTCTTTTGACCgtggccttgagctccaCTGGCCTCGCCCAGACTACGACTCCTGGACCTTCTACCACCGACTTCTCCACCTCTGGTGGCATGAACGTCCCCACCTCGGTCACCTCTCAGCTGCCCGTCActttcaccaccaccatgacCACTATGGCCAAACCCACCAAGTCTCCCGTCCCTGGCAAGTGTGAGTGCGGCACTGGAACCTGCTTCACCCCCGAGATCTGCAGCATCGAGTGTACCACCGTGTATGAGGACTGCTGCAGTATTGAGGGCTCTGACATCCAGGTGTGCAAGAACCAGTACACCGTCTGTCTCGGCTACAACCCCTACGACTCTGTCTTTGTCAAGCCCACCAGTTGCAAGCACGACAAGAGCTACTATATCGAGTACGAGTCCAAGTACACCAGCTCTTACTTCGAGGAGAAGTACAGCTCCTACTactcctcttcttcatactcCACCTCTTCTTACCACTCTGGCTACCACGCCGGCTACTACACTGCCGAATACTGCTGCCTCGAGTGCACCACGATCTACGATGAGTGCTGTGCTGTTCCTGGTGCTGATATCGCTATCTGCAAGGAGAAGTACACTGTCTGCCTCGGCTACAACCCCTTCACCGTCGTTCCCTGGGAGGTCCCCTCT TACGACAAGTCCTACGGCCACAAGGAGATTAAGGTTACCGAAGATGAATGCTGCGTCCAGTGCACTACTGTCTATGATGAGTGCTGTGCCATCCCTGGTGCCGACATTGCCATCTGCAAGGAGAAGTACACCGTCTGCCTCGGCTACAACCCTTGGGATGTTACCCCCTTCGTGAAGCCTACTGTCTGCAAGCACGGTGAGGACTCTGGTTCCAAGggcagcaacaacaacggcagctccagctccagctccagctccagccatGAGGAGGAGTGCTGTGTCCAGTGCACCACTGTCTACGATGAGTGCTGCTCCATTGACGGCCACGACATCGAGGTCTGCAAGAAGGAGTACGTCGTCTGCCTTGGCTACAACCCCTGGGATATCACCCCCTTCGTCAAGCCCACTGTCTGCAAGCACGGCGAGGACTCTGGCTCCAAGGGCGGCAACAACGgtggctccagctccagctccagctccagctccagcaagtCCGATAACTCCTCCAAGACCTCTGGCTCCAAGTccgacagctccagcaagTCTGGTGGCTCCGACGAGGAGTGCGCTGTTGAGTGCACCACTGTCTACAAGGCCTGCTGCGACGCTTCCGgcgccatcatcgagaccTGTAAGACTGCCTACACCACCTGCCTCGGCTTCAACCCTTGGGACGTCACTCCCTATGTTGAGCCCACCGTTTGCAAGAAGGGTGGCAAGCcttctggtgatgatgttgtcgtcGTCTCTGGCGGTGAGCGTGTCCGCCCCGTTCTGGCTCTCCTTGCCATGGGTGCTATTGCTCTCCTCT AA